The region AAATTAAATTTGGTTAGGAAAAGCCTTTAATAAAAGGGTAAGTAGTTTTGCTATACTTAACGCTAAAAGTTAGTTAGGAGTAATTTTGCATAACAAACGGATTTGGTATCAAAGCTTTGTTGACCCGATAGAGCAGAAGAATTATTTAACCCATCTACAAACCTATTTAGATACCTATGCAGATAAAGGATTTAAATTTGAAGTACATGGATTGACGCCGCCTGATAAAAATTTGCATCCCTTAACTGAGTTTCGTTGTGCAGCACAGACCATACAAAATGCGATTAAAGCTGAGAAGGATGGATTTGATGCTTTTGTAATTGGGCATTTTCAAGAGCCAGGTATCAATGAAATTAAAGCTATTTTAGATATACCTGTCATCGGACTCGGTGAGACAAACATGCTCTATGCCTGTAGCATTGGGCGGACCATAGGATTAGCCACTATTAATCCAATTTTTATTCCTTGGCATGAAAATCAAATAAATTATTATGGTTTAGAGCGACGAATTGTCTCTGTGCAAGCCGTCAATGCTCAAGTTGATGATTTTGAGCAAGCATTCACTAATAAAGCTGTTTATAAAAAATTACGTAATAATTTCTTAGAGCAAATTAAGCCTATGGTAGCAGAAGGCGTTGAAGTCATTATCTTAGCAGGTGGCTTACCAATGCTTTTACTTGCCCGACAAAAAAATCTAACCGTTGATGGTGCGGTTATTGTAAATGGTATAGCAGTTTGTGCTAAGTTTGCCGAAATGGCTTTAAAATTACAGGAATTAACTGGAAACTTTATCAGCCGTAGGGCAACTTATATACAAGCAAATACACAAACTATTAATGAATTTTTAAATTTGTTTTGCCAAAAATAGGTATTGCTCATTAAGCTTAGCTTTTTCTTACTCTTTGGCAAAATTTAAAGGAATTATTAGATTATGCAACCACAAGTTATTCTTATTACGGGCTGTTCAAGTGGGATTGGTTATGATGCAGCACTTGCATTAGCTAAGCGTGGTCATCGCGTCATTGCTTCTTGTCGCAAGACAGAGGATTTACAAAATTTATTAGCCCAAGGCTTAGAAGCTGTTTTATTAGATGTAAATGACTCTGCTTCAATTAAACAGGCATTCCAAGAAGTTTTAACTAAGACAGAGGGTCGTTTAGATGTTTTAATTAATAATGCTGGCTATGGACAAGGTGGGGCACTTGAAGATATTTCGCGGGAAGCTTTACGATTACAGTTTGAAACCAATGTTTTTGGTTTGCTTGATATCACACGCTTAGCAATTCCTATCATGCGTAAGCAAGGTTATGGCCGAATTATTAATATAAGCTCCATTTTGGGTCTAGTTAGCATGCGTTTTCGAGGTGCTTATAATGCTTCAAAATATGCAGTTGAGGGTTTAAGCGACACTTTACGTCTTGAACTTGCGCCCTCAGGCATCAAAGTCATTACCATTGAACCAGGGCCCATAAAAAGTAAGTTTAGAGATAATGTGATTGATGTATCGTTTATGCATATTGATTTTGAGAACAGTCATTTTAAACAGGCATATGACCATATGTTAAACTCTTATAAAGAGCAAAAAGAGGAGTCAATTTTTACCAAAGGAACAGATGCCGTCATTAATAAATTAATTCACGCAATTGAATCATCTAAACCTAAAGCAAAATATTTAGTAACCTTTCCTGCTTATTTATTTGCCTTCTTAAAGCGATTTTTATCCACGAAAATGCTTGATCGCGCTCTGGGTGCTATTTCCAGAAGAGAAATTAAATCTGATTAATTTAAAAGAAAAAATAAAAATTTTACTATTTCCTCTTAAAAATTTAAAAGGAAATAGTAGATGTTAGGACAAGCTTAAGAAATTTGACATTTAGTCTTAATAGAGTGAGGCCCTTTATTTGTTAATTCAACTTGTGCTGCAGCTTCGGCAACTAAGTCAAAAACATCACCATTGCGGATAATGATATCTAATTCATCACCGGCTTTAATCACTCTACCATTAACCTGGCCTGAACGATTTAATCCTTTAACATGCATAATATTACTTTCATCTTGCGTCTGAACTTTACAAACTGCATGAATTTTGAAAATAGTAAAATTAGTAAAAACTTCGGGCGAGTTAGCTTGAAGTTCATAATCTATACTTGTTTTTGGGCTTAAGCTATGAGTCATAGCCATAGTTGCACTGCTTATTAAAGCGCCAGCACATAAAAAACTTAAAGCAATTTTTCGCATTAGTAAATCCTTAGTGTAAAAAACGGCTACTAAGATACCCTTAATTTTTATCTATAGCAATTGTGTCATTGAGTAAATAGGCTGTATTTTCGGTTAGCATTTACAAATCTGCTAACGCTTTAACAATTGATTCTGTCATTGCCTTGGCATCACCAAAGAGCATATAAGTGTTTTCTCTATAAAATAATTCGTTTTCAACACCGGCATAACCCGCGGCAAGACTTCTCTTAACAAATAAAACGGTTTTAGCTCTTTCAACTTCTAAAATAGGCATACCATAAATAGGGGAACTTGAATTAGTTTTTGCTGCAGGATTAGTAATATCATTCGCGCCAATAACAAAAGCAACGTCGCATGTAGCAAAGTCTGAATTGATTTCACTTTGCTCAAAAACACGATCATACGGAATATTAGCCTCCGCTAATAAAACATTCATATGACCAGGCATACGGCCTGCGACCGGATGAATAGCAAAACGTACACGAATAGAGCGTTTTTCTAACGCATCCATTAATTCTTTAACCGCGTGCTGAGCATGAGCCACAGCCATCCCATAGCCTGGAATAATAATAACATCTTGAGCATTACTTAATAAAAAGGCAGCATCTTCACCATTTGCTTGCCGAACGGATTGATTATCACGTTGAATGGCAGCAGTATTATCATCTGTAGTTCCTTGGAAACCACCAAAAATGACATTAATTATTGAGCGATTCATGCCAACACACATGATATAGCTTAAGATAGCACCACTGGCACCCACTAAAGCGCCGGTGATCACTAAAAGATTATTACTTAAGGTAAAACCAATGCCAGCAGCAGCCCAACCTGAATAAGAATTAAGCATGGAAATGACAACCGGCATATCGGCACCGCCGATGGGTATAATTAATAAAATACCAATTAAAAAAGCTAAAAAAGTCAGACTTGAAAAAATACTTAATGTCTGCTGCATAACAAAGGCTGCCAAAAGCGCTAAAATAACGAGGGCAATAATTAAATTAATCCAAACATGTCCTTTAAAACGAATAGGTTGGCCTGACATAATCCCTTGTAGTTTTAAAAAAGCAATAATTGAACCTGAAAAAGTAATAGCCCCAATAATTAAACCTAAGCTCATTTCAATTAAGCTTTTAAGTTCAATATCGCCAGGTACGCCAATATTAAAAGAAGCAGGAGAAAGAAAAGCACAAAATGCTACTAAAACTGCAGCTAAACCTACTAAAGAATGAAAGGCGGCAACTAATTGCGGAATAGCGGTCATATTAATTTTAAGGGCAATAATAGTTCCTACAATCCCGCCAGCAATGATAAGACTTATTAAGAGTAGATGATGATTGATGGTTGGCATTAGCAAGGTTGCAACAACAGCAATGATCATACCGAGTATACCAAGTAGGTTTCCACCTCTTGCTGTAACAGGACTAGCTAATCCTTTAAGAGCTAAAATAAAAAAGACAGCGGCAATTAAATACAGAAATGAAATTAATGAAGTCATGGTTGTATCCATTATTATTTTTTATACATTCTTAGCATCCGTTGCGTAACAACAAAGCCGCCGAAAATATTTATTGCAGTAATAAAAATTGCAAATCCACCTAAAATTGTTATCGTGCCTAATAATTTATTACCTGCAGCAATCAAAGCACCTAAAATAATGATACTTGAAATGGCATTCGTTACAGACATGAGAGGGGTATGTAAAGCAGGTGTTACTTTCCATATTACGTAATACCCAACAAAGCAGGCTAATACAAAAATAGTTAAAATGGCAATATAATCATTTGCACTAACAGTATGATTTAACATGCTAAACCTCCTTTGTTTTTTGAAATGGCATGTAGGAACCTTCATGACAAAGCAATGCTTGCTGAAGAATTTCATCTTCCACATTAAAACATAATGAAGTTGGCGCAACTGTAATTAAACGTATTAAATTTAAGACATTGTTAGCATAAAGTTCACTGGCAGTTGCAGGTATTAACCCTGCAAAATTGCTATAACCAATGATAGTAGTATCACTATGTTTAATTATTTGATCTTTTTCACTTAATTCACAATTGCCCCCACGTGCAGTAGCTAAATCGACAATAACGGAGCCCTCTTTCATTTCCTCAACCGTGTCGCGCTTAATTAATACAGGTGCAGGTCGACCTGGGATAAGAGCCGTACTAACAACAATATCAGCAAGTTTGGCGTATTTATGAATAAGTGCTGCTTGACGTGCCTTATAGCTTTCACTCATTTCATTGGCATAGCCACCTGCTGCTTCAAGATCAGCGTCATCTTCAACCTCAATAAATTCAGCGCCTAAACTTTCTACTTGTTCTTTAGCCGCTCGGCGTACATCAAAAGCATAAACGACAGCGCCTAAACGTTTAGCCGTAGCAATAGCTTGTAAACCCGCAACACCAGCCCCAAGTATTAAAATTTTAGCCGGTTTAATCATGCCAGCAGCGGTCATCATCATAGGAATTGCTCGATTAAAATGATTAATGCCTTCTAACACGGCGCGGTAACCTGCTAAATTAGCCTGCGAAGATAGACTATCCATAGCTTGAGCTCGGCTAATTCGCGGAATTAAGTTCATCGAAAAAAGGCTTATTCTATGTTTGCAACACCATTTAATTAGTTCACTTTCAGGTTCATTATCAACAGGTGCGATAATAAGTGCCTTATCAGGTAGAGTCGTTAGTAAGGTAGGATCTGGCGTATTAACAAAGGTTACTACATTGGTATTATTTAATAACTCTTTTCGATTATCGCTGATACTTGCTTCAACTTCTTCATAAGCTTTATCACTAAAACCAGAAGCAAGGCCGGCATTTTTTTCGCAATAAACTTTAAAGCCCAATTTGGTGTATTGTTTAACAACAGATGGAGTGATAGCAACCCGTGAGTCTGCTGGGCTTTCATTCAAAGCAGCAATAATCATAGCTAATCCTTTAACTAAATAATTTATCGTATGATATACCAATAGATTTTGCTAGTTTTTATAGAAATTTGGAATAAATTTATGAAATTAGCTCACTAAATTTAGCTAAATTATTTCTTTATCAAATTCCAGAAATTAAGGAAAGATTTAAAAAGGCTAGTTTTCTTACTATAGCATTATTTAGAAAGTAATTAATGATAAAGAGGGATATAGTTGACTATATCCCTCTTTAAAGATTTAAGAAGTGTATTTAATTTCAGATGATACTTGTTCCATATCGTGAGTTTGCTGAGGCGCGAATAACAATTGTGGTGATTTTGCATAACTGTAGCCTTCACCCTTAAAGGCACTAATATTGACACCTTTAATGTTCTCTTCTCTAAATGCGCTTGCTACTTGTCCTAATAGGCCTTTTGTATCCTCAACAGAGGCAGTAACGCCTGCTGTATTATAGCCCATTAGTACGACTCCGCTGACCTTTTTATGTATATGTGCTTTTACACACTCTGCAATTTGACTTGGACTACAATCAGCAATTTTTTTAGAATCACCAAGAGTAGGACCCATAAAGACCAAGGTAGGTTGTTTTTCATTATCTTTATTTACACTGTCAGATATAGTGAGAACTTTTTTAACGACTTCAAAGTGGTAAGAAGACACTCGAACGCATTGATTTGGATACTTCTCTTCGCTATAAGCGTCGTAAGCTTTTTTAAGTTCACCATGTAAGCCAGGCGGGGTAATAATTGTATGAGTTTTATTACTAAGATAATTTTCAACATTACCGTTTTGCTGCGCCTCAAGTTTATACTTCTCTGGCATCACAGCTAATAAAGTCACATCACATTTAATAAAATGGTCTATACCTAATCTATCAATCATAAGGCTTTTAATAGCATCATTACGAACATTTCTAAGACCTTCAGGGTATTTAGAAGCAAAAGCGATAAAAAGCTCTACTTCTTGACTATAAAATGTTGAACGTCCAGTAGGGAAATGAAGGCTTAGATTTTCTCTAAGTTGAGTATTATTTTCTTGGCCAATTAATCGGTGCATAAGCTCAAGGTACTGAACATACAAGTTAGGTTTTACTGTGGGGGAACAATTTTGACTAAGCGGCTCTAAAATATCTAAATGATTAATAGATGCTACTTTTTCTAAGAAATCTATTTGCTCAGATGTCAAATGCGAAATATTAGCAATGTTCGATTTAAAATTTGTAAGTTCTTGCTGACCTCTTTCGGTTAGCTGACCGTATTTCGTAAACATAATTTTTCTCAATTAATTACAGCTATATTCACACTATAAACGTGTATTATTAAGGCATTATTAATTAAATATATGTCAAATGTAAATTTATTGTAAAAATTGATTAAATTATGGTTAAAATTGCTAGGTGTGAAAACTATTTTCTACTTATTAAAGGTTAAGTGTCAAGAGAAATAATTTATTGATTAATAAACGAATTTAATTTAAATTAACACGCTTGCAAGTCCAATAAAATAATTATGGAAATTCTCTGCTTTTTTGCTGGAGTGGCTTTAGTTTACCTAAAGTCCGGCTACCCTGTTTTATTTATTTCAATTGCCTTTCTATTGCGCGCCCCTTGGCGCATTATTTATTGGTTCTTTTTAGGCTTTTTAGTGAGCATAACTCACTATTGGTTGATAGCTGATAAGGGTATGCCAGCTATTAAAGTTATTGAACAAGCTTCTTTAGTGGGAAAAGTTATTTCTATTCCAACTATTACGGAATCAAAAATCCAATTTCAATTTCGTCTACAACAATTAAATCATAACCCTGTTAAAGCGACTATCTTGTTAAGCTGCTTTAATCAATGTCCCGCATTTAAAAGCGGCCAAATATGGCAATTGCGAGCTAAATTAAAACAGCCTGAAAATTTAGGTAATCCAGGCCATTTTCATTTTCGTGAGCGTTTATTAGCTGAACATATTCATTGGGTGGGGTATCTAAAGTCAGATCAACAACAATTATTACGAGAGGATAATGTAAATCGTGTTTTAGCTTTTCGCGAATATCTAGCTAGCAAATTAGCTATTCTTTTACCAGAAAGCCCATCTTTAGGCATTATAGAAGCTTTAACTTTAGGTTTGACGAATCATATTGATAAAGCACAGTGGGACTTATTCCGTCACACTGGTACCGCACATTTGATGGTTATTTCAGGTGCACATATTTATCTAGTTGCCACTCTTTTTTATAACTTAATTTATTGGCTTTGGCGCCAAGTTAGCTATTTATCGCTATATCGACCTGCTATGCAATCCGCAAGTTTAGGCGGTTTAATAATGGCGTTCAGTTATGCGCTATTATCAGGTTTAGGCATTCCTGCACAAAGAGCCATAACGGCTTGTGCAGTGCTAATGTTACGTTATTTTTCTAAGCGCTATTATTCAAGCTGGCAAGCTTGGCGCTATGCCTTATTTATTATTTTAATTATTGAGCCTCATGCAGTTTTACTGCCCGGTTTTTACTTATCTTTTATTGCAGTAGCTATTTTGATTACTTCTAGCCAACGTATTAGTTATCGTGGATTTAAACAAATAGTCGCTTTGCAAGGTGCTTGCTTGATAGGTTTGCTACCATTCACTCTATTTTGGTTTTCGTATGGCTCCATCAATGGTTTATTAGCCAATTTGATTGCGATTCCTGTAGTTGGCTACCTTATTGTACCTTTATCTTTATTGAGTTTAATAATAAGTCTATGGATTCCTAAGCTTTGGGTTTTATGGCCAGTTGACTCTTTAATTAAGGGGTTACTAATCTTTTTACAGTGGATAGATAAATTAACCTTTCTTAATTTAAACTTTGCGTTACTTAATTTTCCAACTTTACTTGCTTTAATCATTGCTATCGCAATTATCTTTTTGCTGCCCTTAGATAAACTGCGGATTGGCGCAGGAATTTTATTATGTGCAGGTTTATTACCTAAGTATCCCAAAGTTAACTTTAATCAGGCGCAACTTGATGTATTAGATGTGGGGCAGGGATTGGCTATTGTAGTAAGCACAGCTAAGCATGTGCTTTTATATGATACAGGTATGAAATTTTATAAAGGTAGTGATATGGCTCAAATGGCTATTATTCCTTACCTTAATACGCGTGGTATCAAAAAAATTGATAAAATTATTATTAGTCATCCTGACTTAGATCATCGAGGC is a window of Legionella busanensis DNA encoding:
- a CDS encoding SDR family NAD(P)-dependent oxidoreductase; translation: MQPQVILITGCSSGIGYDAALALAKRGHRVIASCRKTEDLQNLLAQGLEAVLLDVNDSASIKQAFQEVLTKTEGRLDVLINNAGYGQGGALEDISREALRLQFETNVFGLLDITRLAIPIMRKQGYGRIINISSILGLVSMRFRGAYNASKYAVEGLSDTLRLELAPSGIKVITIEPGPIKSKFRDNVIDVSFMHIDFENSHFKQAYDHMLNSYKEQKEESIFTKGTDAVINKLIHAIESSKPKAKYLVTFPAYLFAFLKRFLSTKMLDRALGAISRREIKSD
- a CDS encoding proton-translocating transhydrogenase family protein, with translation MLNHTVSANDYIAILTIFVLACFVGYYVIWKVTPALHTPLMSVTNAISSIIILGALIAAGNKLLGTITILGGFAIFITAINIFGGFVVTQRMLRMYKK
- a CDS encoding Re/Si-specific NAD(P)(+) transhydrogenase subunit alpha, which translates into the protein MIIAALNESPADSRVAITPSVVKQYTKLGFKVYCEKNAGLASGFSDKAYEEVEASISDNRKELLNNTNVVTFVNTPDPTLLTTLPDKALIIAPVDNEPESELIKWCCKHRISLFSMNLIPRISRAQAMDSLSSQANLAGYRAVLEGINHFNRAIPMMMTAAGMIKPAKILILGAGVAGLQAIATAKRLGAVVYAFDVRRAAKEQVESLGAEFIEVEDDADLEAAGGYANEMSESYKARQAALIHKYAKLADIVVSTALIPGRPAPVLIKRDTVEEMKEGSVIVDLATARGGNCELSEKDQIIKHSDTTIIGYSNFAGLIPATASELYANNVLNLIRLITVAPTSLCFNVEDEILQQALLCHEGSYMPFQKTKEV
- a CDS encoding DNA internalization-related competence protein ComEC/Rec2, producing MEILCFFAGVALVYLKSGYPVLFISIAFLLRAPWRIIYWFFLGFLVSITHYWLIADKGMPAIKVIEQASLVGKVISIPTITESKIQFQFRLQQLNHNPVKATILLSCFNQCPAFKSGQIWQLRAKLKQPENLGNPGHFHFRERLLAEHIHWVGYLKSDQQQLLREDNVNRVLAFREYLASKLAILLPESPSLGIIEALTLGLTNHIDKAQWDLFRHTGTAHLMVISGAHIYLVATLFYNLIYWLWRQVSYLSLYRPAMQSASLGGLIMAFSYALLSGLGIPAQRAITACAVLMLRYFSKRYYSSWQAWRYALFIILIIEPHAVLLPGFYLSFIAVAILITSSQRISYRGFKQIVALQGACLIGLLPFTLFWFSYGSINGLLANLIAIPVVGYLIVPLSLLSLIISLWIPKLWVLWPVDSLIKGLLIFLQWIDKLTFLNLNFALLNFPTLLALIIAIAIIFLLPLDKLRIGAGILLCAGLLPKYPKVNFNQAQLDVLDVGQGLAIVVSTAKHVLLYDTGMKFYKGSDMAQMAIIPYLNTRGIKKIDKIIISHPDLDHRGGLSSLEEKYGQVDLLVDNPKFYQRGQNCHNYPAWRWDGIDFRFLPVHLNTQSKNNSSCVLKITTPMGSVLLTGDIETAAEDYLIEHFIKQLPSDVLVVAHHGSKTSSSPKFIQLVAPKFALISAGFDNRYHFPHQQTLATLAQYKSTILNTIDYGMISIKFTLKEQSLTPQCYKQNYRLK
- a CDS encoding aspartate/glutamate racemase family protein; the encoded protein is MHNKRIWYQSFVDPIEQKNYLTHLQTYLDTYADKGFKFEVHGLTPPDKNLHPLTEFRCAAQTIQNAIKAEKDGFDAFVIGHFQEPGINEIKAILDIPVIGLGETNMLYACSIGRTIGLATINPIFIPWHENQINYYGLERRIVSVQAVNAQVDDFEQAFTNKAVYKKLRNNFLEQIKPMVAEGVEVIILAGGLPMLLLARQKNLTVDGAVIVNGIAVCAKFAEMALKLQELTGNFISRRATYIQANTQTINEFLNLFCQK
- a CDS encoding NAD(P)(+) transhydrogenase (Re/Si-specific) subunit beta; amino-acid sequence: MTSLISFLYLIAAVFFILALKGLASPVTARGGNLLGILGMIIAVVATLLMPTINHHLLLISLIIAGGIVGTIIALKINMTAIPQLVAAFHSLVGLAAVLVAFCAFLSPASFNIGVPGDIELKSLIEMSLGLIIGAITFSGSIIAFLKLQGIMSGQPIRFKGHVWINLIIALVILALLAAFVMQQTLSIFSSLTFLAFLIGILLIIPIGGADMPVVISMLNSYSGWAAAGIGFTLSNNLLVITGALVGASGAILSYIMCVGMNRSIINVIFGGFQGTTDDNTAAIQRDNQSVRQANGEDAAFLLSNAQDVIIIPGYGMAVAHAQHAVKELMDALEKRSIRVRFAIHPVAGRMPGHMNVLLAEANIPYDRVFEQSEINSDFATCDVAFVIGANDITNPAAKTNSSSPIYGMPILEVERAKTVLFVKRSLAAGYAGVENELFYRENTYMLFGDAKAMTESIVKALADL